GTGGAAGGGCTGTTCCAACGGCCACGGTAAGGAGTGCGGATTGGTGCCGCCAGCACCCTGTTAGCCCTCGTCCGCCCAGCAGGTGATGCCAGCCACGGCGAGAGCGTCGACGATGCCGTGCTCGCGGGCTGCCCGGAAGTCGTGGATCGCTCCGGGCAGGGCAGGTGATGCCCGCAGGAGACGGCCCTTCGGGTCGGCGATGACCTGCACGTTCATGCCGTGCCTCTTGTGCTTGCCGGAGTAGAAGGGACGGTGGCGGCGATCCGGTCGATCGCCAGCAGCGTCCCGTCGAGGAACGCGTACGCCTTCATCGACACGGCCCGGACGGCTTCGGCAAGCGTAGGTGCGAGGGCGGCGGCCAGGACCTCGACGGCCTCAGTGACGTAGCGGTAGACGGTGGTGATACCGACACCGAAAACCGGCTGCGAGCTGGGCATAGGCATGTCCGTTGCGGAGGTGGGCGAGAACGAGCAGGGCCTGTCGGCCCGCACTCAGGCGCCGCCATCGAGTACCGAGAGCGCGGCGGCCTCTCGCAGGCGGGCGGACAGAATGCGAAGGGCAGGGCCTGACGCATCGACACCCGATGGAAAACGAGCACGCGCAGCCTCCGGTAGAGACGGTTCTCTGGTCGAAAACCCGCCTACCAGGAGCTTCGTCGTCTCGTGCGGCAGACGACTTCAACTTCCCGCGTTCAAGGAGTGTTTGGCAATGTGTGCCTTGCCGCAGTCACCCCTGCCAGACGTCGGCCACCGAAGGGGCCAACGCACTGGCCTGGGCATGGCCCGCGCGGGCGGCAGCCGCCCGGCGTGTGTCGTCCGCCATGTTGCGGCCCATCGTGCGGCGCGCCGCACGGTCCGGGGACAGCACCATGACGCGCGCTCCGTCGTCGGACAGTTCCGCGGCCTGCTGCGAGGCGCTCGGATGCGGCCCGACCGCCCGGGGGAGCGGCACGATCGCCAGTACCCGGCGGTATCCGCGTGCGAGCTGGAGGTTGGCGGTCGAACGGCTGCCGCCGTCCATCCAGCGCCGGCCCGCCACGGTGACCGGCGGCCATACGACGGGTACGGCGCAGCTCGCCGCGACCGCTTCGAGGAGTGCCGCTCCAGAATGCGAGTCAAACACCTCGGTCTGTCCGCTCTGGGCGTCGACCGCGGTGATCAGCAGCTCCCGCTCGGGCCAGTCGCGTACGTCGCCCAGGAGCGCACCGACCGTGTCAAAGACGTCTGACTCCGGGCCGGTCCGGGCGCGGAGTGCCGCCCGGGCGAGGCGTTCGATGGACCGCTGGGGATCGCGGGAGCCGAGCGCCGCCCACAGGAAGCTCGCCGTCTGGCGCGCTGTCACCGGCAGACGGACCGCGTCTGCTCCGGAGAGCTGACGATCGTAGAGATCCTCGGCCGGGACGCCGGACCGGAGCCGGGCTCCGAAAACGGCACCGGCGGAGGTGCCGATCACGATGTCGGCGCTGCCGAGATCGATCCCTGCTTTGGTAAGCCCGGCGAGCACCCCGGTCAACCAGGCTCCGCCTACCGGTCCGCCGCCGCCGAGCACGAGTGCAGTGCCGGGCATGCTTTCCCCTCCCCGTGGACGACCGCGGACGTCCCGCCCACGGGAAATAAAACGGGGAAGTCTCCCCGGTTACTCGGCCGACGATAGCATCCGTACCGGGGAGCACTCCTCGGTACGGGGCGAGAAGAGGGAGACGTGATGGGCGACCGTTCACCGGTGGCGCGCCGCGACGCGCTGCGCAACCGAAAGCTGCTGACGGACAAGGCCCGCGAAGTCTTCGCCGAACAGGGCCTGGACGCCCCACTCGATGTAATCGCCCAGCGAGCGGGCGTGGGCAACGCCACCCTCTACCGCCACTTCCCGACCCGTGCCGCGCTCGTCGACGAGGTCTTCCGAGGTGCACTCACGGAGACCACAGCAGCCGGCGAACGGGCACGAACCGCCGACGACGCATGGACGGGACTGACGCAGTACCTACGAACAGTGTTCACGGGCCTGGCCGCAGACCGCGGCACCAACGACCTCATGACCACGCACCTGGAAGGCGTCACTTCCCTGGAGGCGATCCACGCCCACAACCGCGAAACCATCGACGAGCTGCTCCGGCGCGGTCAGAAGCAGGGCACCATCCGCCTGGACCTCACCACTGAGGACCTGCTTTTCACCCTGGCAGCACTGGGTAGGGCTGTACCCGCGCTCACCACGGTCGCCCCCGATGCGTGGCTCCGCCCGCTCGCCTTGCTCCTCGACGGCCTTCGCACCAACCCGGCCGCGTCCCCTCTGCCCGCGTCGGCCCTCACTTCCGAACAGCTTGGCAAGGTGCTGCTCAATCTGGGCCCACACAGGCGGCGTTGAGAGGCCCCTGACTCACACGGCTGCCCTGGTAGACCAACCTGTCACCAGGAACCTCTCCGCCTCAGCATCGCGATCAGGTTGGAAAAGGCTCAGTGTGCAATCAGACACTTCACAGGGTGCGTTGCCGACCCTAGATCCGTTGCGGACGATGCGCCAACACGAGAGGGTTGGCCGTGGAAAAGAAGAGAATCAGCGGACGGATCGGGGCGCTACTATCAGCGCTTGTAGCCGTAATCGGGTTCAGCGTCATCGGTGCCGGCAGTGCACATGCTGACGGCGGTAACATCCACCACGGCCCACGCTCCCACCCTCGTCGCTGATCCGAAAAACCATCATGAACCAGGCGTCAAGCGACTGTGCCGAAGCCCTGCCCGGGCCAGTGGTCAGGGACCTCTTCGGGCTTCCCCTCCCACGACACATCAAGGCCGCGTGTGGCACGGTTCCGGCCACCTGGCCCGGCTACGATCTCCGGCTGGAGCACGGGGGCGTCTTGGGAGGGGATGGGGCGGGGTATGGCGCGATGGAAGGAACTGCCCGGTGGCATGGACCCGGTCGTGGTGGAGTTCATCGGACAGTTACGTCGGCTCAAGGACGACAGTGGTCTGAGTCTGCCCAGGCTCGCCGCACGGACGGGTTACAGCGCGTCCTCGTGGGAGCGTTACCTGAGCGGCCGTCTGATGCCGCCGAAGGCGGCGGTCGAGGCGCTGGCGGCGGTCACCGGCACCGATCCGGCACGGCTGATGGCGCTCCATGAGACGGCAGCCGATTCCTGGCAGCGGGACCGGCCACGTTCGGACGCAGGTGAGGAGCGCGGGGTACCGGACCGGGATTCCGTCGGGGACCACGGTGCGTCGGGCCCAGAACCGCTGCCCATGACCGTTGCGGCAGGCCCTGTTCAGCGGCCCGTGACACGTCCGATGCTGTACCTGACCGCTGCAGCATCGGCTCTGGCGGGAGCGGCGATCGCCGTGGCGGTTCTGACGGCGGTCCACAGCCAGATCCCGACCGCTTCGCCTCGCACGGCGGCAGTGGCCCGACCGATCGCCTACGCCTGCAAGGATGTCCGCAAGGACGGGGCGTGGTACGCCGGGAACAGCGACACCAGCAGCGACACGCTCGAAGTCGACATGTCGGGCCCGGAGGTCGCCGAACTGCAGTGCCTGCTACAGCGTGCCGGGATCTCTCCGGGAGGCGTGGACGGCAACTTCGGGCCGCTGACCGAGGCCGCGGTCATCGGCGCACAGAAGAGGTATCACCTCGACGTCGACGGACAGGTGGGACCGCGCACCTGGGCGGCGTTGCGCGGATGACGGGGACCCCGCCCGAGTGCGAACGGCTGGCAGCCCGCCTTCGGACACTTCGCGATCGCTCCCGGCTCACGCTGTCGGCGCTGGCGACGGAATCGGCTTACAGCAAGTCCTCCTGGCAGCGCTGGCTGGCCGGGCGCTCTCTTCCTCCCTGGCTGGCGTTGAGCGCGCTGTGCCGTCTCGCGGACGAGCCCGAGGCGGGCATACGGGCGCTGTGGGAACTGGCGGAGGCGGCCTGGAGCCGACGTACCGCGACCGCGACACGTGCGCTTCCGTCGGGAGACGGGGTGGGGCAGACGCCGGAACACACGGCCTACCGCGCTGACGCCTCAGCCCCGGCCGCCTCACCGCCCGCACCCGCGGCCCCGGTCGGGGCGCCGGCCCGACGCTTCCGCAGGCCGCTCATGGGGGGCGTGGCCGCCGCGGTTGCCGTACTGGTGGCCTGCATCGGCATCCTCCTCACCGGGGCGGGCCGGCCGGCCGGTGCCTCCACGGGCTTCCACGTCGGTTGTACGGGCATCGCCTGCAACGGCAAGGACCCGGGAGTGACGCTGTGCGGAGTCGAACCGAAAACGCTGCTCCACGTGCAGGCACCCACCGGCATCGGGCTCGAAATACGTTACAACCCGTTGTGCCGAGCTGCGTGGGCCCGGGTATGGAACGCACCTCCCGGGAATATCCTCACTTTCACCGTCCCGGGCCAGCCCGCCCAGCGCGTGGCCGTCGCGCACACCGGCGACACCGATCCGTTCGTCTACACCGCCCTGGCGGCTGTCCCCGGGCGGGGCAGCGCCATGAAGGCCTGCGTGACACCACGCTCGGGAAGTGCGACAGTGTGCTACACGACGCGCCAACCGTGACCGCAGCCGGACCAGACCCCGAGCCAGCAACCGTGCGGCAGGCAGCGGGGGTGACGTCGTAACGGCCTACGCCGCGGCCGGCTCGCACCATGACGGGGTGCAAGGCTTCCACCTGCCAGTGTTCACGGATGAGTTGGGCGAGCCGGGCGGGGTTTGCGTGATCGGTGGTGAGGCTGGTGACGGCGTAGACGGTCTTGATCGTGGTCCGGCCGGTCTTGCGGTCGGCGCGGCGGCGCTTGACCTGGACTGCTTGCCGGGCGCTGGGGAAGAGCAGGTTGTCCGCGGATGCCACCTTGATCCGCCGGATCTCTGATCTCCCGTGGCCGACATTCCTGGTGCGGCCCAGGAGCGGGATCTCCCTCCAGGGCGGGGCCCCCAGTTGCCTGCGGAGACGTTTCTGGTTGCCCTTCGCGATCACGATGTAGTGCGCTCCGCGCCCCAGGAGGTAGTCGGCGTGCTCGCGCTGAGTGTGCATCGCATCGCTGGTCACCACCGTCTGGGACAGGTCGGTGACGGTGTCCAGCAGCGGTTGGAAGCACGTGATTTCGTTCGTCTTGGCACCGACGTCGAGCTGGGCCAGGCCGGTGGTGTGGTCCAGGGCAGCGAGCAGGTGAATCTTGCGGCCTCCTGCCCTGGCTGCACCGCGCAGGCTCTTCCCGTCGACCGCCAATCCGCGCAGTTGGCCGGTGGCCGGGGTGCATCGGTCGGCGAGCCAGCAGCCGACCGCCTGGTCGAGCGCATCGCCGCCGGTCCGGGCCAGGAGCCTGCGGACCGTCGTCTCCGCAGGTCGGGCCCGCTTCGGGAGGATCGGGTCGAACCGGACCCCGACACGTTCCAGGGCGTGAGGAGGGGCGCCGGCGATCCACTCACCGACGGCAAGGAGCGAGGTCGCGCCGGCCAGGACCGCGCACTCGGCGAGGGCGAGCACAACGGAACGGCCAGCGCGTGGTGAATACCGCGCGGATCGCGGGGATCGGGCACCTCGGACAGGCGCTCCAGCAAGCTGGGGCAGTTCCTCAGGTGCGAGCTCGCGATGCTCGCGGAGTTGGGCGAGGGCAGGCAGGATCGGCGATGATACGTCGGCAGGCACGGCCTTCCAGGCCAGTCATGGGGCGTCGAGAACTCCATGATCTTGGAAACCGTGCCTGCTCGACGCGCCGGGTAGGCACGGCCGACAGGCGGTGCCTATGTTGCATCGGCCCGTGACTAGGACGCCGGGGCCAGGGACCAACTGCCCAGTGTGCGGGCTCGATCAGGGATACGAACCCTGGGTCCCAACGGCTTGACGCCCTCGTTCGGCATCTTTGCCTGCTGCTTCAGCGAGTTCGGCTACGAGGACGCCACGAACGCAGGCGTGAGAGCCGCGCGAGACGCGTGGATCGAGGCCGTCCGTGGCGCGGACCCGATAGCGAACAATCCGCAGGCTGGGATCCCCGAGCACAACTCGCCAACCGCCTGAAGCTGCCGCACTCGAACTGAACGGCGAGGCATCGGGATCCGTGAGCGGCTCTCACCCTCACAGGGGCACATGATCACGAATCGGGCACCCCTGAACTACGTAGAAGCCCTGGATCAGCTGATAGTGAGGCAGTTCTCACCCCCGTTGTAGTACGTCGGCTGACCGAGGCCCCCCTCGGTGTTGTAAACCCAGACGATGGAGCAGTAGGTGCCCTTAACGGGGCTCCCGCTTATTTGACAGTCGATGACCTGGCTCGTGCTGGTGAGGCTGAACGTTTTCGAATTGCAGATATGGCCGTTCGGTCCGGTGACTTCTTCGTGAACGGGTCCCGATGGGAGACGGGACTTGTCGGTCTGATGTGCCCAGCCGCGGATGATGCCGTTGCCGATGTACATGCAGTTGTAGTAGCCCCAGTCTGCGTTGGTGCCGCAGTTGTCGCCGCCAGTCGCGGCGTGCGCGGCTGTGCCGCCAGCCACGACGGTTCCTGCGGCAAGCACGACGGGAGCGAGGATTTTGACTGCCTTGAACATTCTGCCGCTCGCTTCTTGTGAAGGATGACGCTGCGAAAGTGCCGGTGGTGATCCTGGCCGCCCCGCGGCAACGGCAGCAACGCCCATCCCGCAACTGACGGAATCCCGGGACGGGCACCCCTCTGACCTGCGACTGAACCGCCCCGCATGACGGTGGAACGGGACACCGACCGGGGAAGCGCCACGCCGCTCGGACGTAGTAGCGGATCAGTCCACGCCGGGTCGTACCGAGCCGGGACCGTCCGCACGCTAGCCACCAGACAAGGAGTTCTGGACGCTCACCCGCCGGGACATGGTCGGGTAGTCGACGACCAGGCCGGTCTGCCAGCAGGTCGCTGGAGAACGACCCCACGAATACCGGACCCGAGCGCAACCCGCAGCCACGGCGAGCAGCTCGTACGCCTGCGGCACCGCGACCACGAACGCCATCGCCAGATCCAGCTTGCCC
The genomic region above belongs to Streptomyces sp. CG1 and contains:
- a CDS encoding patatin-like phospholipase family protein encodes the protein MPGTALVLGGGGPVGGAWLTGVLAGLTKAGIDLGSADIVIGTSAGAVFGARLRSGVPAEDLYDRQLSGADAVRLPVTARQTASFLWAALGSRDPQRSIERLARAALRARTGPESDVFDTVGALLGDVRDWPERELLITAVDAQSGQTEVFDSHSGAALLEAVAASCAVPVVWPPVTVAGRRWMDGGSRSTANLQLARGYRRVLAIVPLPRAVGPHPSASQQAAELSDDGARVMVLSPDRAARRTMGRNMADDTRRAAAARAGHAQASALAPSVADVWQG
- a CDS encoding TetR/AcrR family transcriptional regulator — its product is MGDRSPVARRDALRNRKLLTDKAREVFAEQGLDAPLDVIAQRAGVGNATLYRHFPTRAALVDEVFRGALTETTAAGERARTADDAWTGLTQYLRTVFTGLAADRGTNDLMTTHLEGVTSLEAIHAHNRETIDELLRRGQKQGTIRLDLTTEDLLFTLAALGRAVPALTTVAPDAWLRPLALLLDGLRTNPAASPLPASALTSEQLGKVLLNLGPHRRR
- a CDS encoding peptidoglycan-binding protein, whose amino-acid sequence is MARWKELPGGMDPVVVEFIGQLRRLKDDSGLSLPRLAARTGYSASSWERYLSGRLMPPKAAVEALAAVTGTDPARLMALHETAADSWQRDRPRSDAGEERGVPDRDSVGDHGASGPEPLPMTVAAGPVQRPVTRPMLYLTAAASALAGAAIAVAVLTAVHSQIPTASPRTAAVARPIAYACKDVRKDGAWYAGNSDTSSDTLEVDMSGPEVAELQCLLQRAGISPGGVDGNFGPLTEAAVIGAQKRYHLDVDGQVGPRTWAALRG
- a CDS encoding DUF2690 domain-containing protein codes for the protein MTGTPPECERLAARLRTLRDRSRLTLSALATESAYSKSSWQRWLAGRSLPPWLALSALCRLADEPEAGIRALWELAEAAWSRRTATATRALPSGDGVGQTPEHTAYRADASAPAASPPAPAAPVGAPARRFRRPLMGGVAAAVAVLVACIGILLTGAGRPAGASTGFHVGCTGIACNGKDPGVTLCGVEPKTLLHVQAPTGIGLEIRYNPLCRAAWARVWNAPPGNILTFTVPGQPAQRVAVAHTGDTDPFVYTALAAVPGRGSAMKACVTPRSGSATVCYTTRQP